The following are encoded in a window of Acinonyx jubatus isolate Ajub_Pintada_27869175 chromosome D4, VMU_Ajub_asm_v1.0, whole genome shotgun sequence genomic DNA:
- the TRAF1 gene encoding TNF receptor-associated factor 1 isoform X1, with product MASGSASSPRPAPDENEFPFGWPPTACPDPPEPRALCCAACLSENVRNGEDRMCPKCRGDDPQSVSPGSLLSQEKDRPEVAEAEVGCPFAGVGCSYKGSPKLMQEHEVTSQTTHLNLLLAFVKQWKAQLGSGLGSGPLALEQNLSDLQLQAAVEVAGDLEVDCYRAPCSESQDELALQHLMKEKLLAELEEKLRVFENIVAVLNKEVEASHLALAASIHQSQLDREHILSLEQRVVELQQTLAQKDQALGKLEQSLRLMEEASFDGTFLWKITNVTRRCHESACGRTVSLFSPAFYTAKYGYKLCLRLYLNGDGTGKRTHLSLFIVVMRGEYDALLPWPFRNKVTFMLLDQNNREHAIDAFRPDLSSASFQRPQSETNVASGCPLFFPLSRLQSPRHAYVKDDTMFLKCIVETSA from the exons ATGGCCTCTGGCTCAGCCAGCAGCCCCCGCCCAGCCCCTGATGAGAACGAGTTTCCCTTTGGGTGGCCCCCCACCGCCTGCCCGGACCCACCAGAGCCCAGGGCCCTCTGCTGTGCTGCCTGTCTCTCTGAGAACGTGAG GAATGGCGAGGACCGGATGTGTCCAAAATGCAGAGGGGACGACCCCCAGTCTGTAAGCCCAGGAAGCCTTCTGTCTCAGGAGAAG GATCGCCCCGAGGTGGCTGAGGCTGAAGTTGGGTGCCCCTTTGCTGGTGTTGGCTGCTCCTACAAG GGGAGCCCAAAGCTCATGCAGGAGCATGAGGTCACCTCCCAGACCACCCACCTAAACCTGCTGTTGGCGTTCGTGAAACAGTGGAAGGCCCAGCTGGGCTCTGGCCTGGGCTCTGGGCCCCTGGCCCTGGAGCAGAATCTGTCAGACCTGCAGCTACAGGCGGCCGTGGAGGTGGCTGGGGACCTGGAAGTTGACTGCTACCGGGCACCCTGCTCTGAGAGCCAGGATGAGCTGGCCCTGCAGCACTTAATGAAAGAGAAGCTCCTGGCTGAGCTAGAGGAGAAGTTGCGTGTGTTTGAGAACATCGTCGCTGTCCTCAACAAGGAGGTGGAGGCTTCCCACCTGGCTTTAGCAGCCTCCATCCACCAGAGCCAGCTCGACCGTGAGCACATCCTGAGCTTGGAGCAAAGG GTGGTGGAGTTGCAGCAGACCCTGGCCCAGAAAGACCAGGCCCTGGGCAAGCTGGAGCAGAGCCTCCGCCTCATGGAGGAGGCCTCCTTCGACGGCACCTTCCTATGGAAGATCACCAATGTCACCAGGCGCTGCCACGAGTCGGCCTGTGGCCGGACCGTCAGCCTCTTCTCTCCAG CTTTCTACACTGCCAAGTACGGCTACAAGCTGTGTCTGCGGCTCTACCTGAACGGGGACGGGACGGGGAAGAGGACCCACCTGTCTCTCTTCATTGTGGTCATGAGAGGGGAGTATGATGCTCTGTTGCCCTGGCCTTTTCGGAACAAG GTCACCTTCATGCTTCTCGACCAGAACAACCGCGAGCACGCCATCGACGCCTTCCGGCCCGACCTGAGCTCGGCATCTTTCCAGCGGCCGCAGAGTGAGACCAACGTAGCCAGTGGCTGCCCACTCTTCTTCCCCCTCAGCAGGCTGCAGTCACCCAGGCATGCCTACGTGAAGGATGACACCATGTTCCTCAAGTGCATCGTGGAGACAAGCGCTTAG
- the TRAF1 gene encoding TNF receptor-associated factor 1 isoform X2, translating to MCPKCRGDDPQSVSPGSLLSQEKDRPEVAEAEVGCPFAGVGCSYKGSPKLMQEHEVTSQTTHLNLLLAFVKQWKAQLGSGLGSGPLALEQNLSDLQLQAAVEVAGDLEVDCYRAPCSESQDELALQHLMKEKLLAELEEKLRVFENIVAVLNKEVEASHLALAASIHQSQLDREHILSLEQRVVELQQTLAQKDQALGKLEQSLRLMEEASFDGTFLWKITNVTRRCHESACGRTVSLFSPAFYTAKYGYKLCLRLYLNGDGTGKRTHLSLFIVVMRGEYDALLPWPFRNKVTFMLLDQNNREHAIDAFRPDLSSASFQRPQSETNVASGCPLFFPLSRLQSPRHAYVKDDTMFLKCIVETSA from the exons ATGTGTCCAAAATGCAGAGGGGACGACCCCCAGTCTGTAAGCCCAGGAAGCCTTCTGTCTCAGGAGAAG GATCGCCCCGAGGTGGCTGAGGCTGAAGTTGGGTGCCCCTTTGCTGGTGTTGGCTGCTCCTACAAG GGGAGCCCAAAGCTCATGCAGGAGCATGAGGTCACCTCCCAGACCACCCACCTAAACCTGCTGTTGGCGTTCGTGAAACAGTGGAAGGCCCAGCTGGGCTCTGGCCTGGGCTCTGGGCCCCTGGCCCTGGAGCAGAATCTGTCAGACCTGCAGCTACAGGCGGCCGTGGAGGTGGCTGGGGACCTGGAAGTTGACTGCTACCGGGCACCCTGCTCTGAGAGCCAGGATGAGCTGGCCCTGCAGCACTTAATGAAAGAGAAGCTCCTGGCTGAGCTAGAGGAGAAGTTGCGTGTGTTTGAGAACATCGTCGCTGTCCTCAACAAGGAGGTGGAGGCTTCCCACCTGGCTTTAGCAGCCTCCATCCACCAGAGCCAGCTCGACCGTGAGCACATCCTGAGCTTGGAGCAAAGG GTGGTGGAGTTGCAGCAGACCCTGGCCCAGAAAGACCAGGCCCTGGGCAAGCTGGAGCAGAGCCTCCGCCTCATGGAGGAGGCCTCCTTCGACGGCACCTTCCTATGGAAGATCACCAATGTCACCAGGCGCTGCCACGAGTCGGCCTGTGGCCGGACCGTCAGCCTCTTCTCTCCAG CTTTCTACACTGCCAAGTACGGCTACAAGCTGTGTCTGCGGCTCTACCTGAACGGGGACGGGACGGGGAAGAGGACCCACCTGTCTCTCTTCATTGTGGTCATGAGAGGGGAGTATGATGCTCTGTTGCCCTGGCCTTTTCGGAACAAG GTCACCTTCATGCTTCTCGACCAGAACAACCGCGAGCACGCCATCGACGCCTTCCGGCCCGACCTGAGCTCGGCATCTTTCCAGCGGCCGCAGAGTGAGACCAACGTAGCCAGTGGCTGCCCACTCTTCTTCCCCCTCAGCAGGCTGCAGTCACCCAGGCATGCCTACGTGAAGGATGACACCATGTTCCTCAAGTGCATCGTGGAGACAAGCGCTTAG